In one window of Bemisia tabaci chromosome 6, PGI_BMITA_v3 DNA:
- the LOC140224832 gene encoding uncharacterized protein → MTQKTSQHTKVLMNKSGKNPANTDIFNCEGFIIFEGGAEDTPAWRCPEPGCGSILRNKISISVHKWRHTAIRRGYTTCRKCNQVFGSLPTYDTHIKEHFKKDGVWVLTCGVCGEKFKDERSIRQHELKYNHGSIPQLPTCRECEQFFRSEKDLKTHEKIHKAFSLAKCKCRSCKEVFKSGKELKFHMNAKHGPGGPSQPDPNRPLVCDSCGETLADPKYRAMHKRAHTGETSCHVCGAYFGFMKNKTKHLKQKHPDEYDDQNEDR, encoded by the exons ATGACTCAGAAAACTTCACAGCACACTAAAGTCTTAATGAACAAATCCGGCAAAAACCCGGCAAACACGGACATTTTCAATTGTGAAGGA tttattatttttgaaggtGGAGCAGAAGACACACCGGCCTGGAGGTGTCCCGAACCCGGTTGCGGATCAATACTCAGAAACAAAATATCAATAAGTGTCCATAAATGGAGGCATACAGCGATTCGCCGGGGATATACTACATGCAGAAAATGTAATCAGGTCTTCGGCAGTCTGCCGACCTACGATACTCATATCAAGGAACATTTCAAAA AGGATGGAGTTTGGGTTTTAACGTGCGGCGTCTGtggagaaaaattcaaggatgAAAGATCTATAAGGCAACACGAATTAAAGTATAATCATGGGTCAATCCCTCAACTCCCAACGTGCCGTGAGTGTGAACAATTTTTCCGATCAGAAAAGGATTTGAAGACACACGAAAAAATTCATAAGGCTTTTTCCCTGGCAAAGTGTAAATGCCGCAGTTGCAAGGAGGTCTTTAAATCGGGGAAGGAATTAAAATTCCATATGAACGCTAAACATGGACCAG gtGGACCATCTCAGCCGGACCCCAACC GACCTCTAGTCTGCGATTCTTGCGGGGAAACTTTAGCAGACCCAAAGTACCGAGCTATGCACAAGAGGGCCCACACTGGAGAAACGTCCTGTCATGTTTGCGGGGCATACTTCGGTTTTATGAAGAATAAGACCAAGCATCTCAAGCAGAAACACCCGGATGAGTATGATGACCAGAATGAGGACCGCTGA
- the LOC140224891 gene encoding uncharacterized protein, producing the protein MAEHQDPVVALMDRANEIRGFADQLPLWGEFVQTEPLLREFVLGNVNIAPYSNGFNNAALVNGARVLCHGRQGNVPAADQTLLLATIGEAIFPNLRTRRLPEAEARQLLRLAVSQTLDFPDPDVANAIREKAIQLYPAPADDTALELSIREGSAENAMFILVAGMEQHRRKFPTFGTELLLETILAIVKTGECTIEFLNKIAEGCLLFGYRIQPDRELIKATYMTFGDYLNSGDVVAMIAYWKTLIPNQCLRIKLTVEQVDWHNLTCYSSIKSALGLHKNFYWANLFGLHTYYAQLGRFKIAFDLIQDDKYYGFNKDLGAASSTHYKDLAGASILLLIKADNEKGLRKYKGMANTINNVAYVKL; encoded by the coding sequence ATGGCAGAACATCAAGATCCTGTTGTTGCTTTAATGGACAGAGCCAATGAAATAAGAGGATTCGCGGACCAATTACCCTTATGGGGAGAATTCGTGCAAACGGAGCCTCTCCTCCGGGAGTTCGTACTCGGTAATGTGAACATAGCACCATATTCAAACGGCTTCAATAACGCCGCGCTTGTAAATGGTGCGCGAGTGCTCTGTCATGGGCGACAAGGCAACGTCCCTGCTGCTGATCAAACTCTCCTTTTAGCAACAATAGGAGAGGCCATATTTCCAAATCTCAGAACTCGTCGCCTCCCAGAGGCAGAAGCCAGGCAACTGCTCCGCCTTGCCGTGTCACAAACGCTTGACTTCCCTGATCCTGACGTTGCAAATGCGATAAGAGAAAAAGCCATACAGCTTTATCCTGCACCTGCGGATGATACTGCTCTCGAATTATCGATTAGGGAAGGAAGTGCTGAAAACGCCATGTTTATTTTGGTGGCAGGTATGGAGCAACACAGACGGAAATTTCCAACATTTGGGACTGAGCTTCTGCTAGAAACTATCCTGGCGATTGTTAAGACGGGTGAATGTACGATCGAGTTTCTGAATAAGATCGCAGAGGGATGCTTGCTCTTTGGTTACCGAATCCAGCCTGATCGTGAGCTAATAAAAGCAACTTACATGACATTCGGCGACTATTTAAACAGCGGTGACGTTGTGGCTATGATAGCCTACTGGAAAACACTAATCCCCAATCAGTGCCTTCGCATTAAGTTAACAGTTGAACAAGTTGATTGGCACAACCTCACTTGTTATTCCAGTATAAAATCAGCTCTCGGACTCCATAAGAACTTTTATTGGGCTAATCTATTTGGGCTCCATACTTACTACGCTCAACTAGGTCGATTCAAGATAGCTTTTGACTTGATCCAGGATGACAAGTATTATGGATTTAACAAGGATTTGGGCGCCGCGTCATCAACACATTACAAAGATCTTGCAGGTGCAAGCATCCTTCTTCTTATCAAGGCGGATAACGAGAAAGGCTTGAGGAAATACAAAGGAATGGCTAACACTATCAATAATGTTGCATACGTTAAATTATAA